catatatattctggatattttttatatacattaaaactaaaaataattaatatatatatatatatatataagtatataaatctttttcggatacagaacaaatatccaaaatactttggttcgaattggttatggtttcggttgtctaaatattaaaattttgatagtttagatatttaatcaattttggttagggtttggtattacttttTTTGGATCGTGATTGGTTCgattcttcagatttgaatttttttatccagctttgatattgacatgaaaaataaatagcaatatatttctgaaatatacacccgcacgggtgtgcgggtcaaaatctagtagtatTATTATAGTTCCAAACTCACGATTAATAGAGACTCTCTTATATGTAAGTACGCCTAAATCTATGTAAATTTCCTATATTTTACACACCACCACATTCAAAAACATATCTAAGCTTTCTCAAAGCATGTGCAACCAACCATAAACCACAGTTTAGTACCTATAGGCTATAGCAAGTGACAAAATGTACAGGTGTCAAATATTAGTTGGAGGAATACGGTATTAACGATATGTACCGCCGCACAGGAATAATTTAGTAGAAGCAAACGAGTGTATATATAGCTTATATGCAACATCACAGGGTCCTCAACCAAAACTCCTCTCTGAGTACACTTATTTTCAAACCTCAAACTGTTTTGAGATATTTAGAGGAGTGTTTGGTTCTTTGGATAATAGTATCCCAAACAAAACATGGCTAAGTCATATGGAGCTCTCTTCCTCCTGGCCCTCATTGTCTTCTCCTTGCTTCAAACCATGGTAACTTCTCATTATATTAATCATCTCACATACTTTCCTGTTGAATTTATAAAGACAATGTGATTCAGTCATGGGTGTGGTACTTTAAAGACTACCTTGTTTATGAGATTAAAACGTTCTTGAACTCTATTTGGTCTTTAGGTTATGGCCTCAAGTGGATCTAGAGTGAAGTATGACCCGGTAAGCCTTACATTTCAAACTGAATGcctttaaattaatattctcaCCTATCTATCTCTTAACAAATGTGATTAATGACTTCTACTTTTTGGATAATATTCAGAAACGTTATGAACCAGGAAGCCTGAAACGTTCCCGTAAGTGTTTACTTCACAGTTCCTTCATAAATAATCTggattaaaaatttaaaacctaaTAGATAAGTCAAAAAACGGTTAGAACAAGTTGAAAGTGGATGGATGGATGATTGTTAAGTGGACTGTTTGGTCAGATCCGCAAGACTCTCAATCAATTTATTTATTGGCTAATTTACCCGTGAATAATGGGCCAAGAGTCAAAGCAACCCACTGTCTTGGGACCACCCATAAACGGGCAAAAAAGACATGAacgtttctttgtttttttcagtaGATTCAGTTAATTTACATCTAAAACATATGATGGTGTAAAATGAACAGAATGCCCCAAGGAATGCGATAGGAGGTGTAGCCAGACACAGTACCACAACGCTTGCATTTTGTTCTGCAACAAATGCTGCAGAAAGTGTTTGTGTGTGCCACCAGGATACTATGGAAACAAACAAGTTTGCTCTTGCTACAACAACTGGAAAACTCAAGAGGGTGGACCAAAATGCCCTTAAACCCTCTCCTAATCCTTTTGATATATTGttcctttttataataaaaattatctgaTGATAGTTTTATTCACTTTTGATCAATGGTTGTTATTTCGTTTCTATCTTATTTTATTCCTAATGTTGTAAGTTATGTCACTCCTTTGGGATTTTGTTTCAAATCCTAAAAAAAAACGGAGAGTGGCCTATGAATGagatattttcttaaatatttttatgtgtttcaaaaatttCCCCAAACAAATACAGAATCTCATACTTAGCTTTGCTTCTGTTCCAAGAAAACGTACTTAAAAAAATCAACGTGGGATTCAAGAACAGAAATTAATTATGAGTGATGATTTTACCTTCCAAGACCAAAATATAAGGTGCGTACAACAAGGTTTTAATTGGCAAAAGATGTTTAATATCAGAGAGCCTTGAGcgagaaaaaaacaaaccaaaattcCCAAAGATATCGAGCAAGAAAGCTTCTCAGTTCACATATAAGGATGATGAGCAGCGAAATCTACTTTATTCTCCTTCATCTTCCTAACTAAATCGACTCTTACTTCCGCCTTTATCCACATAATTAGATTGTCTACGTTGGAACTAAAACTTTCCGAGTTGAAGAGATGTTTTTTTGATAGAATTAACAGTCCCAAAAAGTTTTATCATTGATAAATTCCCGACCAGATCATATAACCAGAAATGACCATAACTCATATAGCATATGTAAGGCCTTGAATCACTAACCATGGAAAGTCGGAACAAAAAAAGCACATGATCAAGAACACATTCATCCAAGACTTGAAACGAAATCATTTTCTCTGACATATATTAGTTTATGTAGTGAAAAATAACTAAACAGCTTGTTTAAAAGCTAATCAGAGTATAGTGGTCATCATCATCGATTCATAACCGGTAACGATCCAAATATCAAACCTTCATTTCTTGACCTTCTTAGGACCAGGAACCACCAACCTCCCGACACAACACCCACACTTCCCCCTAAAAACCAAAACAGCTCTCCCATTCGTGGGAGCCATTTTCTTCAACTCAGCTTCCAACCGATCACGATCACGATCACGACTCACCTCAAACAACCCCTTCTTACTAACAACACCACTCTTCAACCTCCTAACACGACAATCCTCCCCCTCGAGCTGGATATCAAACACCGCGTTAGCTCTCCCGAGCCCTCTGCAGTTCGGTTTCCCGCAGCATCTACGACGACGACGAATACTGCACAGTAGTATCAGAACGATCACCCCCCCGGACAAGGCCGCGCACGCGACGCTCCACGCGAGTAGCCCGTACACGATCGGGTCGGGGCTGCTACTACGAAGGAGGAGGACGATCTCTTGCTTGAGGAAGCaggagaggaaggagaagatttcGAGGGACTTGAGGGCGATGAATCTGACGTAAGG
This genomic stretch from Raphanus sativus cultivar WK10039 chromosome 3, ASM80110v3, whole genome shotgun sequence harbors:
- the LOC108844751 gene encoding uncharacterized protein At5g19025; amino-acid sequence: MASSSDLHHHKPKTTTISSSSSVVCCEGSRSAAIDVLILIAVITSSAFLIFPYVRFIALKSLEIFSFLSCFLKQEIVLLLRSSSPDPIVYGLLAWSVACAALSGGVIVLILLCSIRRRRRCCGKPNCRGLGRANAVFDIQLEGEDCRVRRLKSGVVSKKGLFEVSRDRDRDRLEAELKKMAPTNGRAVLVFRGKCGCCVGRLVVPGPKKVKK
- the LOC108844677 gene encoding gibberellin-regulated protein 4 gives rise to the protein MAKSYGALFLLALIVFSLLQTMVMASSGSRVKYDPKRYEPGSLKRSQCPKECDRRCSQTQYHNACILFCNKCCRKCLCVPPGYYGNKQVCSCYNNWKTQEGGPKCP